One window from the genome of Antricoccus suffuscus encodes:
- a CDS encoding acyl-CoA dehydrogenase family protein, with protein MSLAITQEQQDLTSAVRRYLANRSPLTRVREVMDHDVPHDPEIWRGLADLGVHGLAIPTEYGGSGVDASTLSHVMETIGRALLPGPWLATLGLAVPLLLASEDANAMSRYLPAIAEGQSVATVGWLTPGCGWEDIGSAVTAREVDGRWRLNGKVALVLDAPAADVILVVASSGNEISVFAVDAYTVGVSTQHVPALDCTRGLGDVTLTDTEASLVGKVGGGAELLERAREQAYVLLAAEMVGGAQACLDSAVGYALQREQFGRSIASFQAIKHKCAEIQVDIEGARSCARYAAWACGNSPAEVPYVAALAKASAADAFFHAAAENIQIHGGIGFTWEHDAHLYFKRAKADQLLFGDTSAMRLKLADQLFGPTG; from the coding sequence ATGAGCTTAGCTATCACGCAAGAGCAACAAGACCTCACGAGCGCGGTGCGTCGGTACCTTGCGAACCGGTCACCATTGACCAGAGTCCGTGAAGTGATGGACCATGACGTCCCGCATGATCCGGAGATATGGCGCGGCCTCGCTGACCTCGGCGTACACGGCTTGGCGATCCCCACCGAGTACGGTGGCAGCGGCGTCGACGCATCGACGCTCTCGCACGTGATGGAAACGATCGGGCGTGCGCTCCTGCCAGGGCCGTGGCTGGCAACCCTCGGTCTTGCAGTACCGCTGCTGCTGGCCAGCGAGGACGCTAATGCGATGTCGCGGTATTTACCGGCTATTGCAGAAGGGCAGTCTGTGGCTACCGTGGGGTGGCTCACCCCGGGGTGTGGTTGGGAGGACATCGGTTCGGCGGTCACCGCGCGCGAGGTCGATGGCCGCTGGCGACTCAACGGAAAGGTCGCGTTGGTCCTCGATGCGCCTGCGGCCGACGTGATTCTCGTAGTCGCGTCGTCCGGCAACGAGATAAGCGTCTTCGCCGTGGACGCTTACACCGTTGGTGTCTCGACGCAGCATGTCCCCGCACTTGACTGCACTCGGGGCCTCGGCGACGTCACGCTGACTGATACAGAGGCCAGCCTCGTCGGGAAGGTGGGCGGCGGTGCCGAGCTTCTCGAACGGGCCCGCGAGCAGGCGTACGTGCTATTGGCGGCGGAGATGGTTGGCGGCGCTCAGGCCTGTCTTGACTCGGCCGTGGGCTATGCGCTGCAGCGTGAGCAGTTCGGGCGATCGATTGCTTCATTCCAGGCGATCAAGCACAAGTGTGCCGAGATCCAGGTCGACATCGAGGGAGCTCGCTCCTGCGCCCGATACGCCGCCTGGGCGTGCGGGAACAGCCCCGCTGAGGTTCCTTACGTGGCCGCGCTGGCGAAGGCATCGGCTGCCGATGCCTTCTTTCACGCCGCCGCGGAGAACATTCAGATCCACGGAGGCATCGGTTTTACGTGGGAGCACGACGCGCATCTTTACTTCAAGCGAGCGAAGGCGGACCAGCTCTTGTTCGGCGATACGTCGGCGATGAGGCTCAAGCTCGCCGACCAGTTGTTCGGCCCCACTGGGTAG
- a CDS encoding gamma-glutamyltransferase family protein — MFTTRPELTGTFGAVASTHYLASQCGMAVLEEGGNAFDAAVATAFVMQVVEPHLNGPGGDMPLIMRKQGESPKVLCAQGVAPMGATIEHYRSLGLDVVPGTGLLAPALPGAVPGWLTLLRDYGTRTPRQVMRFAIEYAGAGHPLIAGAATTIDRMAGYFTESWPTSAATWLPNGQAPQAGEVFRNPTLAATYSRLCDEAEAAGSDREAQCDAALRAWSHGFVAEAIDAFARQEVPDSSGARHAGVMTGEDLARWTPTYEEPLSLDWRGKTIYKCGPWSQGVVLLEQLAILDGLLPDRLEDWDAATIHSVAEAAKLAFADRDAFCGDSLDNPVDVSGLLDPAYVAQRRALIGAEASLELRPGSLNGVAGRLASAVQVRTSYEASKVGQTVAGIGEPTIDRKGVTRGDTCHLDVVDRWGNVVSSTPSGGWLQSSPTIPALGFALGSRLQMTWLEEGLPSSLRPGRRPRSTLTPSLSTDEHDVTTSFGTPGGDQQDQWQLVFLLGQAIRGLNLQEAIDAPSWHSSGVVSSFDPRVWEPGVLDLESRIPDAVIDELADRGHRIRLAGDWALGRMSAASYDPRDGLIRAGANPRGMQGYAVAR; from the coding sequence ATGTTTACGACGCGACCGGAGCTTACCGGGACCTTTGGGGCAGTAGCCTCGACGCACTACCTCGCCAGCCAGTGTGGGATGGCGGTGTTGGAGGAGGGTGGCAACGCGTTCGACGCGGCCGTCGCGACGGCATTCGTGATGCAGGTGGTCGAACCGCACCTCAACGGACCCGGCGGCGACATGCCGCTCATTATGCGCAAGCAGGGCGAGTCGCCGAAGGTGTTGTGCGCGCAGGGCGTCGCACCGATGGGCGCAACCATCGAGCATTACCGCTCGCTGGGCCTCGACGTGGTACCCGGCACGGGGCTGCTCGCGCCGGCGCTACCGGGCGCCGTACCCGGCTGGCTGACGCTCCTGCGCGATTACGGCACGCGTACGCCGCGCCAGGTCATGCGTTTCGCCATCGAGTACGCCGGGGCCGGTCACCCGCTCATCGCCGGCGCGGCGACCACGATCGACCGGATGGCGGGCTACTTCACCGAGTCTTGGCCGACGTCGGCCGCGACGTGGTTGCCCAACGGCCAGGCGCCGCAGGCGGGTGAGGTGTTTCGAAACCCCACCTTGGCCGCAACGTACTCCCGCCTGTGCGACGAAGCCGAAGCCGCAGGTAGCGACCGTGAGGCTCAATGCGATGCCGCGCTGCGCGCGTGGAGTCACGGGTTTGTGGCAGAGGCAATCGACGCGTTCGCGCGGCAGGAAGTCCCTGACTCGTCCGGCGCCCGGCACGCGGGAGTGATGACGGGCGAAGACCTGGCGCGGTGGACGCCGACGTACGAAGAGCCGCTCAGCCTCGACTGGCGCGGAAAGACCATCTATAAATGCGGTCCCTGGTCGCAGGGCGTGGTCTTGCTCGAACAGCTCGCGATCCTCGACGGGCTCCTACCGGACCGCCTCGAGGACTGGGACGCTGCCACGATTCACAGTGTCGCGGAGGCAGCGAAACTCGCGTTTGCCGACAGAGATGCATTCTGCGGTGACTCGCTTGACAATCCGGTCGACGTTAGCGGACTGCTCGATCCGGCGTACGTCGCGCAGCGCCGCGCCCTGATCGGAGCTGAAGCGTCGCTGGAGCTACGCCCCGGGTCACTCAACGGTGTCGCCGGCCGGCTCGCGTCCGCCGTACAGGTCCGGACTTCCTATGAGGCAAGCAAAGTCGGCCAGACCGTCGCCGGTATCGGCGAGCCGACTATCGACCGTAAAGGGGTGACCCGCGGCGACACGTGCCATTTGGACGTTGTCGACCGGTGGGGCAACGTCGTCTCGTCGACGCCGAGCGGCGGGTGGTTGCAGTCGTCGCCGACCATCCCGGCGCTCGGCTTCGCGCTCGGCAGCCGTTTGCAGATGACCTGGCTCGAGGAAGGTCTACCGTCGTCGCTGCGACCGGGACGCCGTCCGCGATCCACGCTGACTCCGTCGCTGTCGACCGATGAGCACGATGTCACGACGTCGTTCGGTACGCCGGGCGGCGATCAACAAGACCAATGGCAGCTGGTGTTTCTGCTCGGCCAGGCTATCCGCGGGCTCAACCTTCAGGAGGCCATCGACGCGCCGAGCTGGCACTCATCCGGCGTGGTCTCGTCGTTCGACCCCCGGGTGTGGGAACCCGGCGTACTCGACCTCGAGTCACGTATCCCGGACGCCGTCATCGATGAGCTCGCCGACCGCGGACATCGCATCCGGCTCGCCGGTGACTGGGCCCTTGGTCGCATGTCGGCGGCGTCGTACGACCCACGAGACGGGCTCATCCGCGCCGGCGCCAACCCACGAGGCATGCAGGGGTACGCCGTCGCCCGCTGA
- a CDS encoding flavin-containing monooxygenase, giving the protein MTDTATVDLPQETSTGDVTHVDVLIVGAGVSGIGAAHHLRDKYPDRSFAILDAQDAFGGTWWAHRFPGIRSDSDLFTYGYQHKPWRGPSIATADQILKYLEEVIEEEDLAGHIHYSHRVTALEWSSQDSQWTAHVTRGDTGEQVRYTANFLWMCQGYYNFDEPYTPNWPGMDRYEGTLVHPEQWQEDVDYADKRVLIIGSGATMATVAPEMAKTAEHVTVLQRSPSFYAARPVVHDLAKMLEPLDLPPAWTHEILRRQYIMESDAITTLAQTNPDEAREMLLDGIRDLLPEGADIDKDFTPKYRPWQQRIVRVPDGDFFERMRAGKISVVTDTINEFVEKGVQISSGEVLEADIIVTATGFNMSTFGDIPFEVDGEPVDFTKRVTWRGLMISGVPNMTYAFGYFRHSWTLRIDMINELVGRIFGHMVERNAHVVVPTLRPEDEDMPLMPWVDSENISAGYMMRSLDKLYKQGDRDPWKHLYEYDHEAKIFPEIDVEDGLEYR; this is encoded by the coding sequence ATGACAGATACCGCAACAGTTGATCTCCCGCAGGAAACGAGTACCGGCGACGTTACTCATGTCGACGTACTGATTGTGGGTGCCGGAGTCTCCGGTATCGGCGCCGCGCACCATCTGCGCGACAAATACCCCGACCGGAGCTTCGCGATCCTGGATGCGCAGGATGCCTTCGGCGGCACGTGGTGGGCACACCGCTTCCCCGGCATCCGCTCCGACAGCGACCTGTTCACCTACGGCTACCAGCACAAACCGTGGCGCGGCCCGTCGATCGCGACCGCTGACCAGATCCTCAAGTACCTCGAAGAGGTCATCGAGGAGGAAGACCTGGCCGGTCACATCCACTACAGCCACCGAGTGACCGCGCTCGAGTGGTCATCCCAGGACAGTCAGTGGACCGCCCACGTCACCCGGGGCGACACCGGTGAGCAGGTGCGCTATACCGCCAACTTCTTGTGGATGTGCCAGGGTTACTACAACTTCGACGAGCCCTACACGCCCAACTGGCCGGGCATGGATCGCTATGAGGGGACCCTCGTACACCCGGAACAGTGGCAAGAGGATGTCGACTACGCCGACAAACGCGTGTTGATCATCGGCTCCGGCGCGACCATGGCGACCGTGGCCCCAGAGATGGCCAAGACGGCAGAGCACGTGACCGTGCTGCAACGCTCGCCATCGTTCTATGCCGCGCGGCCCGTCGTACACGACCTCGCCAAGATGCTGGAACCGCTGGACCTACCACCCGCATGGACCCACGAGATCCTTCGGCGCCAATACATCATGGAGAGCGACGCGATTACGACGCTCGCCCAGACGAACCCCGATGAGGCTCGCGAGATGTTGCTGGACGGCATCCGAGACCTGCTTCCGGAGGGCGCAGACATCGACAAGGACTTCACGCCGAAATACCGGCCATGGCAGCAGCGCATCGTGCGAGTCCCCGACGGCGACTTCTTCGAGCGGATGCGTGCCGGCAAGATCTCGGTCGTCACCGACACGATCAACGAGTTCGTCGAGAAGGGTGTGCAGATCTCCTCCGGCGAGGTGCTGGAGGCCGACATTATCGTCACCGCGACCGGCTTCAACATGTCAACGTTCGGCGACATCCCGTTCGAGGTGGACGGCGAGCCCGTCGACTTCACCAAACGCGTGACCTGGCGTGGGCTCATGATCAGCGGTGTCCCAAACATGACCTACGCATTCGGCTACTTCCGGCACAGCTGGACGCTGCGGATCGACATGATCAACGAGCTCGTCGGTCGCATCTTCGGGCACATGGTCGAGCGCAATGCGCACGTCGTCGTACCGACCCTGCGTCCCGAAGACGAAGACATGCCGCTGATGCCGTGGGTCGACTCGGAGAACATCAGTGCGGGCTACATGATGCGTTCGCTTGACAAGCTCTACAAGCAGGGTGACCGGGACCCGTGGAAGCATTTGTACGAATACGACCACGAGGCCAAGATCTTTCCCGAAATTGACGTGGAAGACGGTCTCGAATACCGCTGA
- a CDS encoding DUF488 family protein, translating into MATTKVYTIGHSTHPIDEFLEMLKVNGVRRLIDVRTVPGSRHNPQFGASELAETLPDANIEYQPMKSLGGLRHSPAGESTINGAWRNKSFRSYADYMQTAEFSSAIDELVELAKEQPVAIMCAEAVPWRCHRSLIADALLVRGQEVCDIMSPTSTKAHTMTSFAKVEGLRLWYPSDE; encoded by the coding sequence ATGGCGACGACCAAGGTGTATACGATCGGGCATTCGACGCATCCCATTGACGAGTTCCTCGAGATGCTTAAGGTGAACGGCGTACGACGGCTCATCGATGTGCGGACGGTGCCCGGCTCGCGGCATAACCCGCAGTTCGGTGCGTCTGAGCTAGCCGAAACCTTGCCGGATGCGAACATCGAATATCAACCGATGAAATCATTGGGCGGCCTACGGCATTCTCCTGCCGGAGAGTCGACGATCAACGGGGCATGGCGCAACAAGAGCTTCCGCAGCTACGCCGACTATATGCAGACGGCCGAGTTCTCAAGTGCGATAGATGAGTTGGTCGAGTTAGCGAAGGAGCAGCCGGTCGCGATCATGTGCGCCGAAGCGGTGCCCTGGCGGTGTCACCGATCGCTCATTGCTGACGCGTTACTGGTCCGAGGCCAGGAGGTATGCGACATCATGAGCCCGACGTCCACAAAGGCACACACGATGACCAGCTTCGCGAAGGTCGAGGGCCTGCGTCTGTGGTATCCGTCCGACGAGTGA
- a CDS encoding MFS transporter codes for MARQATDGELRRALVALAVTEIVSWGVLYYSLPVASAAISSDTGWSRTTIAAIYSSSILLSAFMGIWIGRLLDRIGPRIVMSTGSVIGAAGLVLCSQAPHLAVFIVAWLVIGVAQSATLYPPAFTALTRWYGVRRAWPLTILTLVAGFASTVFAPLIALLLDHLDWRQAYLVLAAIGLIITLPLHLVALRAPWPSTPRGATGKTALAVELRAITHTKRFRALQAATMVAGLGLYSVTLNLIPLLTARGFSDSLAALTFGLVGAGQVAGRLVFAPLSGKGTPRARISTQMILTVVALTLVATIPGPVGIVIAAAIFIGAVRGSHTLLMPTSVADRWGTANFGALSGLFNAPIAAAIAISPLAGALLADGLGGYAAAAGVFAVLAVVGVVLSRRT; via the coding sequence TTGGCCCGGCAGGCGACCGACGGTGAGCTTCGGCGCGCGCTAGTTGCGCTAGCAGTCACCGAGATCGTCAGCTGGGGCGTCCTCTACTACTCGCTGCCCGTCGCGTCCGCGGCCATCTCGTCCGACACCGGCTGGTCGCGCACGACGATCGCTGCCATTTACTCCAGTTCGATCCTGCTGTCGGCGTTCATGGGGATCTGGATTGGGCGACTGCTGGACCGGATCGGTCCCCGGATCGTGATGTCGACCGGTTCGGTGATCGGCGCGGCGGGCCTCGTACTCTGCTCGCAGGCGCCGCACCTCGCCGTCTTCATCGTCGCGTGGCTCGTCATCGGCGTCGCTCAGTCCGCGACGCTCTATCCGCCGGCGTTCACGGCGCTCACCCGGTGGTACGGCGTACGTCGGGCCTGGCCGCTCACGATTCTCACGCTGGTTGCCGGGTTCGCCTCGACCGTCTTTGCTCCGCTCATTGCGCTGCTGCTGGACCATCTCGACTGGCGCCAGGCATATCTTGTGCTGGCGGCAATCGGTCTGATCATTACCCTTCCGCTGCACCTCGTGGCGTTGCGCGCGCCGTGGCCATCAACCCCGCGGGGTGCGACCGGCAAGACCGCCCTTGCCGTCGAACTCCGCGCGATCACCCACACCAAGCGGTTCCGCGCGCTCCAGGCGGCGACGATGGTCGCCGGGCTCGGCCTCTACTCGGTCACGCTTAACTTGATTCCGCTGCTCACCGCGCGTGGATTCAGTGATTCACTCGCCGCATTGACCTTCGGTCTGGTCGGTGCCGGACAGGTCGCCGGGCGACTTGTCTTCGCCCCGTTGAGCGGCAAAGGTACGCCGCGGGCTCGCATCTCCACGCAGATGATACTCACCGTCGTTGCACTAACTCTCGTCGCGACCATTCCCGGTCCGGTGGGGATTGTCATCGCGGCGGCAATCTTCATCGGTGCGGTCCGCGGCTCACACACCCTGCTGATGCCGACGTCCGTCGCCGATCGATGGGGCACGGCAAACTTCGGCGCGCTCAGCGGCCTGTTCAACGCACCGATCGCCGCGGCGATCGCTATCTCGCCCCTTGCCGGCGCGTTGCTGGCCGACGGGTTGGGCGGCTACGCCGCGGCGGCCGGCGTCTTCGCCGTACTGGCCGTCGTCGGCGTCGTACTGAGCCGTCGTACCTGA
- a CDS encoding adenosine deaminase, whose translation MTQSPVPPDIAAFIANLPKAELHVHQVGSASPATVASLAARHPGTVPSDPDALADYFTFTDFGHFIEVYLSVVDLVREPIDVRELTYGVATDLAAQNVQYAELTVTPYTSVIRGIDPAAFVEAIEDARVAAERDLGLTLRWIFDIPGESGIEAAEGTLKVALEHGPSTLVGFGLGGPEIGVPRPQFAPYFDAARAAGLHSVPHAGESTGAQTIWDAIHTLGAERIGHGIAAATDPELMAYLAENNIALEVCPTSNVATRCVPSIEEHPLPVLVAAGVPVTINSDDPPMFGTTINREYEIATELLGLDRHGIVDLAKAAVHASFIGEADKWALIDQIDDTASRS comes from the coding sequence ATGACACAGTCGCCAGTCCCACCCGATATCGCCGCGTTCATCGCCAACCTGCCGAAGGCCGAGCTCCACGTACACCAGGTGGGCTCCGCATCACCGGCTACCGTCGCGAGCCTCGCCGCGCGACATCCAGGCACCGTGCCGTCGGACCCCGATGCACTCGCGGACTACTTCACGTTCACCGATTTCGGACACTTCATCGAGGTCTATCTGTCGGTAGTCGACCTCGTCCGCGAGCCGATCGACGTACGCGAGCTCACCTACGGCGTCGCGACCGATCTCGCAGCCCAAAACGTCCAGTACGCCGAACTCACCGTCACGCCGTACACCTCGGTCATCCGCGGAATCGATCCCGCAGCTTTCGTCGAGGCAATCGAAGACGCCCGCGTCGCCGCCGAACGCGACCTCGGTCTCACGCTGCGCTGGATCTTCGACATCCCAGGCGAATCCGGGATTGAAGCCGCGGAAGGCACACTTAAGGTCGCGCTTGAGCATGGCCCGTCGACGCTTGTCGGCTTCGGCCTCGGCGGCCCCGAGATCGGCGTACCGCGACCCCAGTTTGCGCCGTACTTCGACGCCGCCCGCGCGGCCGGGCTGCACTCGGTGCCGCATGCCGGCGAGTCGACCGGCGCACAGACGATCTGGGACGCGATCCACACCCTCGGCGCCGAACGAATCGGGCACGGCATCGCCGCGGCCACCGATCCGGAGCTGATGGCGTACCTCGCCGAGAACAACATCGCATTGGAGGTGTGCCCGACGTCCAACGTGGCGACCCGGTGTGTGCCGTCGATCGAGGAGCACCCATTGCCAGTGCTGGTCGCGGCCGGCGTACCGGTAACGATCAACAGCGACGATCCGCCGATGTTTGGTACGACGATCAACCGTGAGTACGAGATTGCGACCGAACTGCTCGGGCTGGACCGACACGGCATCGTCGACCTCGCCAAAGCGGCTGTGCACGCGTCGTTCATCGGCGAGGCCGACAAGTGGGCGTTGATCGACCAGATCGACGACACGGCAAGTCGGTCCTAG
- a CDS encoding energy-coupling factor transporter transmembrane component T family protein — translation MPPPGLVGFGQAAPKSLLRRYNPLVGISIILVISLTLLINLDLRVSLIVLAAEIPLVVMSRMTPRQWWARGWPIALALAVVVLTNLIFSAASGGTTLLQWGPLHVTSGSLGAACAVAVRLLAMALPGVLFFAILEPTDLGDALITHWHTSPRFAIGSLAAVRMIPLIYDDWQHIKMARRTRGISGGANPLRHARMLTASLVALLVSSVRRATRLATAMDSRGFDPDRSSPSTSSGDGRRRSLARESFWRRRDTLLVLVTVIVCAGATAYSIIGGTFRTIFG, via the coding sequence ATGCCGCCTCCCGGACTCGTCGGCTTCGGTCAGGCCGCGCCGAAATCGCTGCTACGACGGTACAACCCGCTCGTGGGGATCTCGATCATCCTGGTCATCTCCCTGACTCTGCTGATCAACCTCGACCTGCGAGTCTCGCTCATCGTGCTCGCCGCCGAAATTCCACTGGTCGTGATGTCACGGATGACGCCGCGCCAGTGGTGGGCGCGCGGGTGGCCGATCGCGCTCGCCCTAGCCGTCGTCGTACTCACCAACCTGATCTTCTCGGCCGCCAGCGGCGGTACGACGTTGCTGCAGTGGGGTCCCCTCCACGTCACGTCCGGCTCACTCGGTGCCGCGTGCGCGGTCGCGGTCCGGCTGCTGGCAATGGCCCTACCGGGTGTCCTGTTCTTCGCGATCCTCGAACCGACCGACCTCGGCGACGCGCTCATCACGCACTGGCACACGTCGCCGCGATTCGCGATCGGCTCACTGGCCGCGGTGCGCATGATCCCGCTCATCTACGACGACTGGCAGCACATCAAGATGGCCCGTCGTACCCGTGGGATCTCCGGCGGCGCGAACCCGCTCAGGCACGCCCGGATGCTGACCGCCAGCTTGGTCGCGCTTCTCGTGTCGTCGGTACGCCGCGCCACCCGGCTCGCCACGGCGATGGATTCGCGCGGGTTCGACCCGGATCGCTCCAGCCCCTCGACCAGTTCAGGGGACGGGCGGCGACGCTCGCTTGCCCGCGAGTCATTCTGGCGCCGGCGCGACACGCTACTGGTCCTGGTGACCGTGATCGTCTGCGCCGGCGCGACGGCGTACAGCATCATCGGCGGTACGTTCCGGACGATTTTCGGCTAG
- a CDS encoding ABC transporter ATP-binding protein: MSPHPDRGRSPARIEVRGFGFRHLARPTWAVRGISFTIEPGERVLLLGASGAGKSTLLSAIAGLLDYESGDIEGEILIDGQPPRPGDGRSGIVFQDPDAQIVMGRCGDEVAFGLENHGVPMDHIWPRVHDALAQVDFKYDVTRSTHSLSGGERQRLVLAGVLALRPGLLLLDEPTANLDPEGTATVVGALDRLRRSRSSTILMIEHKVSVALPIVDRVIVIDSQDGVIADGTPGTVIGAQATSLAAQGVWIDDSAPVAPSFCSAVGDDLMHAAAPRYRHSADGPLLPQPADFTLRAGTTTALVGPNGSGKSTLAMMLSGLRGPSSGSVTATDALANAEIRRKPLHKWKASILVSRIGTVFQNPEHQFLTGTLSAEIALGAQRAGRHDAQRRAEELLERLHLTHLADANPFTLSGGEKRRLSVATALATAPRVLVLDEPTFGQDRRTWAELHRLLAQQRDDGAALLLVTHDHLLVDTLSDEIIGLRRTEEVR; encoded by the coding sequence GTGAGCCCGCACCCCGACCGGGGTCGGTCCCCCGCCCGGATTGAGGTGCGTGGGTTCGGCTTTCGGCATCTCGCGCGCCCGACCTGGGCGGTACGCGGCATCTCGTTCACCATCGAGCCCGGCGAACGAGTGCTCTTACTGGGCGCCTCCGGCGCCGGGAAGAGCACGCTGCTCAGCGCGATCGCCGGCCTGCTGGACTACGAGTCCGGCGATATCGAGGGTGAGATCCTGATCGACGGCCAACCACCGCGTCCTGGTGACGGCCGCTCGGGCATCGTCTTCCAAGACCCGGACGCGCAGATAGTCATGGGCAGGTGCGGTGACGAGGTCGCTTTCGGACTCGAAAACCACGGCGTACCAATGGACCACATCTGGCCGCGCGTCCACGACGCGCTCGCACAAGTCGACTTCAAGTACGACGTGACCCGCTCGACCCACTCGCTGTCCGGCGGCGAGCGCCAACGTCTCGTGCTAGCCGGCGTACTGGCGCTGCGACCGGGACTCCTGCTGCTTGACGAGCCGACGGCGAATCTCGACCCGGAAGGCACGGCAACCGTCGTCGGTGCGCTCGATCGACTGCGCCGCAGCAGGTCAAGCACGATCCTGATGATCGAGCACAAGGTCTCGGTGGCCCTGCCTATCGTCGACCGGGTGATCGTGATCGACTCGCAGGACGGGGTCATCGCCGACGGCACACCGGGCACGGTTATCGGCGCGCAGGCCACATCCCTTGCCGCACAAGGGGTCTGGATCGACGACTCCGCGCCAGTAGCACCAAGCTTCTGCAGCGCCGTTGGTGATGACCTGATGCACGCGGCAGCGCCACGCTATCGTCACTCGGCCGACGGGCCACTCTTGCCTCAGCCCGCCGACTTCACGTTGCGAGCAGGCACGACAACGGCACTCGTCGGACCGAACGGGTCCGGCAAATCGACGTTGGCGATGATGCTGTCGGGGCTCCGCGGCCCCAGTAGTGGGAGCGTGACCGCAACCGACGCCCTCGCGAATGCGGAGATTCGACGGAAACCCCTACACAAATGGAAAGCGTCGATACTAGTATCACGGATCGGTACCGTCTTCCAGAATCCAGAGCACCAGTTTTTGACGGGGACGCTGTCGGCCGAAATAGCCCTGGGCGCACAGCGGGCGGGCCGGCACGACGCTCAACGACGCGCCGAGGAACTACTCGAACGTCTCCATCTCACGCATCTCGCCGATGCCAACCCCTTCACACTCTCCGGGGGCGAGAAGCGACGCCTCTCGGTGGCGACCGCACTAGCGACGGCACCACGAGTCCTCGTGCTCGACGAGCCGACCTTCGGCCAGGACCGGCGTACCTGGGCGGAACTTCATCGGTTGTTGGCGCAGCAGCGTGACGACGGCGCCGCACTGCTGCTGGTAACTCACGACCACCTGCTGGTGGACACGCTCTCGGACGAGATTATCGGCCTGCGTCGTACCGAGGAGGTGCGCTGA
- a CDS encoding ECF transporter S component has translation MTSTKPTRASSTPTKARASTAFSRWRTSDILITAVIGVVFGVVFWGWNTISPAFDKLFAGSPWGGLIVGVWLLPGVLAPLVTKRAGSGILAESLAALVSVLFGAPWSGGSILLYGVIQGIGAEVGYAVVLYRIWKPLVVFLSGATAGIASGLLDVTTYYPEFATGWKVVHVVATTIGALVVCGLASLALHKALQASGALPARREQRRIPA, from the coding sequence GTGACAAGTACCAAACCAACGCGCGCAAGTAGTACGCCGACCAAGGCCCGCGCATCGACCGCATTTTCGCGATGGCGGACCTCCGACATTCTGATCACCGCCGTCATCGGCGTCGTCTTCGGCGTCGTCTTCTGGGGCTGGAACACCATCAGCCCCGCATTCGACAAACTCTTCGCCGGATCTCCGTGGGGCGGCCTGATCGTCGGCGTCTGGCTGCTGCCCGGCGTACTCGCGCCCCTGGTGACGAAGCGCGCCGGCTCGGGGATCCTGGCCGAGTCGCTCGCCGCACTCGTCTCGGTCCTCTTCGGCGCGCCATGGTCGGGCGGCTCGATCCTGTTGTACGGCGTCATCCAGGGAATCGGCGCCGAAGTCGGGTACGCCGTCGTCCTCTACCGCATCTGGAAGCCACTGGTCGTCTTCCTCTCCGGCGCCACGGCGGGAATCGCGTCCGGGCTCCTAGACGTCACGACGTACTACCCGGAGTTCGCGACCGGCTGGAAAGTCGTGCACGTAGTAGCGACGACCATCGGCGCATTGGTCGTGTGCGGCCTCGCGAGTCTGGCTCTGCACAAGGCTTTGCAAGCGTCCGGCGCGCTGCCGGCCCGGCGTGAGCAGAGGCGCATACCTGCGTGA